The Cetobacterium somerae sequence ATATTAATTGAACCTGATATTTCAAATTTTAAAACAACCGATTTTAGTAATTTTAAAGAAATTGAAGCCTTAGGAGAAGCGGCTACAAAAGAACAACTTCAAAAGATATTAGATTTTGGACCTAAACCAAATAAAAGAAAGAGCTCTCTTCAATATAAAAATAATTTTGTTTTAGAAAATATTGATGTTTTAACTGAAACTAAAAATAATAATCATAAAGAAATAATTGAATCAATCTTTAAGGATTCTATAGGAACTAATTTAAATCCTGATACACTTGAAAAATTAATGTTAAAGACATATAGTTTAAATTTTGTTAATAAAATATATTACTCTTTTAAAAACAATACTTTAAAACTTCAAGTAGAAGAAAATCCTACTAATATAGTTGGTCTCGGAGTAGATTATCAAACTGATTATGGAACAACTTTCTCTATCGGAACTGATATTAGTTCATTTGGTAAAATCGGTAGTTTATCAACTATTGAAGCTACTTTTGGTGATTATCTTGGTCTTGATTTGAAAAATTTTTCATATTATGGAGTTTCAAATAAAGTTGGAATTTTAAGTAGTATTAGTTATGAAGAAAACCCATTTTTCATATATCATAATAAAAATAAAATTGGTAGTTATAAAAGTCAAGTTACAAAATTAGAAGGAGCTTTTGTTACACAATACTCTAACTTGTTTTTATTTTCATATGGAGCTTCTTTAAATTATGCTAATTTAGATCCTGAAATTAAAAATATATTTGACTCCTCAATACAATATTCAAAAAGTTATGGCGATATTTTTCTTAATATTAATTGGGATAAAACAAACTCTATAGCATTTCCTACAAAAGGTTTTAAGGGCGAAGTTTCTCAAAGATGGGGAGGAAATTTAGGAAAAGATAATTTAAACTTTTTATCTACTAATTATTTATCCTCAAATTATTTACCTATAACTGAAACAACAAGTTTAACTGCTAAATTTTTCGGCGGTAATATTACTGGCGATGACATTCTTCCAGATAAATACATCAAACTTGGTGGTTTGTCTGACGATTTATCTCATAATACTTTTGCTTTTAGCGGTTATTATTTCCAAGAAAAATATTTATCTTCTCTTTTTGGAGTAAGTTTTGGAGTTCAACAAAAACTTATAGAAAATTTATATATTGGAGCAAATTGGGATTTTGCAACATATAAATTTGCCAATGAAGTTTTTAATGATGATAAAAATTCAATTCTTTGGAAAGACTATTCTCAAGGAGCCGGAATAACTCTTAGTTATTTAAGTCTAATTGGTCCTGTTAAATTTAACATTTCTAAAGCTCAAGAATCTCATGATTTTCTTTTCCAATTTAGCTTTGGATATAAGTTTGATTAAAAAAAACACCCTAAATAATTAGGGTGTTTTTTGCTCCATTTTTTTGAGCTAATTTTTCCAATTCTTCTAATTCAATACCAGTTGGAGAGAATAAGTTGCTCTTCATCTCTTCTCTTACTCCAAAATGTCTGTATTTTATTATCTTATATCTAATATCTTTATTAGATATAGCTTTAGCAACATTTTCAACAATTAATCTATTATCTAATCTATTTTCAACTATAACACTTCTTACTTCAAATAGCTTTCCTATATCTCTTAAAAAATATAAGTTTTTTATAACTGAATTAACTTCTTTTCCTGTTAAAAGTAAATGTTCACTATTATTCCAAGCTTTTACATCTAACATAAAAAAATCTGTATTTTCTACTAACTCTTTATATTCAATATTATCTAAATTTAAACTTCCATTTGTATCCACAAAACAAGTTAAATTAGGCCATTTCTTTTTTACTTCAGAAAAAAGTCTAGCTATAAACTTATACTGTAAAGTACTTTCTCCGCCACTTACTGTTATTCCTTTTATAAAAGCTTTTACTTTACCTATTTCAGCTAACAAATCTTCAACCGTATACTCATTTACTTTAGGAGATGAATCAAATTTACAAATTTTTGTACATTGATCACATTCACAGCATAAATTTTTATTCCAAATTATTTTAGAATTATATATTTCTAAAGCTTTTGATGGACAAACTTCAACACATTTATAGCACTCTTTACAAATATTTATTGTCTCTGGATTATGACAATATTCACAATTAAAATTACATCCTTGGAAAAATATAGCCATTCTATTTCCTGGACCATCAACATTGGAAAATTTTATAATTTTATTTATTTTTGCCTTCAATCCCACATTACTCACTTCTCAATTTTCTTCCTAAAGCTTTAGCATTATCTCTAGCACCTTTTCCTAAAATAGTTGTATCTCTTAATACTTGCTCACCTTTATCTAACTTTTCAATTTCTGATTTTTTTACAAGGTATCCTGTTACTCTAACTACATCACAAGTATCACTATACAATGAGAAAAATCTCATTTCAGTTTCAAAAGCTCCCTTTATTATATCTAAGATAGCCTCTGGATTTGACTTATATGTCTCATCAAACACAAATATATCGCCAATTCCACTTGGACAATATTGATGGAATGGAGCTGATTGAACTATGTGATCAAATATTTCTGGTTCCTCTCCAACTGGAATTCTACATCCTGGACTTTCATTTCTATCAGTATCTATTCCAACTTGTGAGTGTAGTAAATGAGTATTTCCAAAGAACTCTCCAGCATACTTTGTCTTATGAGCTGCTATTAGTTTTGACATAGCTTCTACTATTTCAAGTCCTAATTTATTTGCTTTTTCTGAATATCCAAATCTATCTTGTTTTTCTGTTGCACCTAAAAGATTATTTACACATTCAGCTAATCCAACAAAACCAAATAATCCTGTAAATTTTTCCTTTTCTAAAAGTCCCTCTTTTATTAAGAAACTACTTTCATAAAATCCACTTTCTTCTATAATAAATTTAGATCTTTCATCTATATATTCTAACATTTCTTTTGACACTTCAGGTAAAACTCTTGCAAAAAAGTCCTCTTTTGAATTAGCTAGCTTTGATAGAGCTCCTAATCTTACCCTAACTAAAGTATTCGCTCCACCACCTACTTTTAATCCATTATAGCAACTAACGATTCCGTATTCTCCTTTAAAATCTGCTCTAAAGATTTTATCATTAGCAAAACTTGGTTTAGCTGTTACTAATGCTGTTTTAATCGCTTCTACTGCAATTTTATCTGTTGTTTCTTCAGTATATTTTATTGTTAAATTTGGTGTTGGTAATTCAAGCTCTCTCATAGCTCTTAATATTAATATTCCAGCCTTTGTTTCTTTCGGTCCAATATTAGCATGACAAAATGAATCAGTTATTGTTGAATCTATATGTTTTAAAAATAATTTTATTGCTAAATATGCTTCCACTTCATCTTTAATAAAAGGTTCTAATAAATAGTCAATATTCCCTAAGTAAACAGGCATAGTCGTTATCGATGGAACGTGTTTATAAAGAATTAGTAAACCATGTATAGCTTCCCATATATTTGTTGGCTTTTCTAAGTTTAAAAACTTACTTCCTTGCTCCATAAAAATATTATAATCTGGAACAATATATCTTGGTCTATAAGGTGCATTACCTTCAAATAAATCACATATAATTCCATCTTCTATATATTTTTTTAAGGCTTCACTTTTATTCAAAACCTCTATACTACCTTCGGCTAATCTTGCTAGGGTCACAACTTTTTGCTCAAAAGTTATTTTTTGACTCTTTATTGTTTCTAATATCATTACTTTCTCCCTTTAGTTTAAATATAAATTTCACATATTATATTCAATTTCTACCACTTCTGTCAACTTTTATTATACTTTTCTAAAAAAATAACAACTTTCTTTTTAATCCTCTGAATAGAATTATCTATCGCTTTTGGCTCCTTTTCTAACTTTTCAGCTATTTCTAAATATCCATACCCTTTCACCATAAATTTAAATACCTCTTTTTCTAAACCACTTAGGTTATCTTTTAAAAATTTTTTTAAAAGTTTCATTAACTCTTTTCCAATAACAATTTGTTCTGGTGTATAATATTTTAATGATGGACTACTATATCTTATCAAATCTTCTAATTCTGAATACCCTTCTCCTTGCATTGCACTATTTAAGTTTTTATTTTTTTCAGAGTTATAATTTTTTACTGCCGTTATAATTTGTCTTTTTATACAAAGAGATGCAAAGGTACTAAAACACGCACTTCTATTTTCATCAAAAGATCTTATAGCTTTCATTAACCCTATCATTCCTTCT is a genomic window containing:
- a CDS encoding YjjW family glycine radical enzyme activase, with translation MGLKAKINKIIKFSNVDGPGNRMAIFFQGCNFNCEYCHNPETINICKECYKCVEVCPSKALEIYNSKIIWNKNLCCECDQCTKICKFDSSPKVNEYTVEDLLAEIGKVKAFIKGITVSGGESTLQYKFIARLFSEVKKKWPNLTCFVDTNGSLNLDNIEYKELVENTDFFMLDVKAWNNSEHLLLTGKEVNSVIKNLYFLRDIGKLFEVRSVIVENRLDNRLIVENVAKAISNKDIRYKIIKYRHFGVREEMKSNLFSPTGIELEELEKLAQKNGAKNTLII
- a CDS encoding sigma-70 family RNA polymerase sigma factor, whose translation is MINKEDILLAKQGDIDSIEKIVTEYRNLIYIRNKTLFLKGAEREDLVQEGMIGLMKAIRSFDENRSACFSTFASLCIKRQIITAVKNYNSEKNKNLNSAMQGEGYSELEDLIRYSSPSLKYYTPEQIVIGKELMKLLKKFLKDNLSGLEKEVFKFMVKGYGYLEIAEKLEKEPKAIDNSIQRIKKKVVIFLEKYNKS
- a CDS encoding YjjI family glycine radical enzyme; its protein translation is MILETIKSQKITFEQKVVTLARLAEGSIEVLNKSEALKKYIEDGIICDLFEGNAPYRPRYIVPDYNIFMEQGSKFLNLEKPTNIWEAIHGLLILYKHVPSITTMPVYLGNIDYLLEPFIKDEVEAYLAIKLFLKHIDSTITDSFCHANIGPKETKAGILILRAMRELELPTPNLTIKYTEETTDKIAVEAIKTALVTAKPSFANDKIFRADFKGEYGIVSCYNGLKVGGGANTLVRVRLGALSKLANSKEDFFARVLPEVSKEMLEYIDERSKFIIEESGFYESSFLIKEGLLEKEKFTGLFGFVGLAECVNNLLGATEKQDRFGYSEKANKLGLEIVEAMSKLIAAHKTKYAGEFFGNTHLLHSQVGIDTDRNESPGCRIPVGEEPEIFDHIVQSAPFHQYCPSGIGDIFVFDETYKSNPEAILDIIKGAFETEMRFFSLYSDTCDVVRVTGYLVKKSEIEKLDKGEQVLRDTTILGKGARDNAKALGRKLRSE
- a CDS encoding patatin-like phospholipase family protein → MIKKILLLFLLTFINIFSSNFSHSPEDVEIEKLKQEIKLLQNKIKKLENKKIEKFKQEEKQPKIGLVLSGGGAKGFAHIGVLKVLEANNIKIDYITGTSMGALIGALYSAGYTPNQIEKLVLDINWQETFNDSPNITDISIDQRSMMKNYNLSLKYDNSLNFALPKGIRNTQKIYLTLKNLLWNVEQTRDFKKLPIPLEIIATDLNTGKAKAFNSGDLAQVITASISIPTIFDPVKIGNNYYVDGLLSRNFPVEDAFNLGADIVIGVDVGTSLQKKEDYDILSVADQIVAIQSTGSTKKQRDLATILIEPDISNFKTTDFSNFKEIEALGEAATKEQLQKILDFGPKPNKRKSSLQYKNNFVLENIDVLTETKNNNHKEIIESIFKDSIGTNLNPDTLEKLMLKTYSLNFVNKIYYSFKNNTLKLQVEENPTNIVGLGVDYQTDYGTTFSIGTDISSFGKIGSLSTIEATFGDYLGLDLKNFSYYGVSNKVGILSSISYEENPFFIYHNKNKIGSYKSQVTKLEGAFVTQYSNLFLFSYGASLNYANLDPEIKNIFDSSIQYSKSYGDIFLNINWDKTNSIAFPTKGFKGEVSQRWGGNLGKDNLNFLSTNYLSSNYLPITETTSLTAKFFGGNITGDDILPDKYIKLGGLSDDLSHNTFAFSGYYFQEKYLSSLFGVSFGVQQKLIENLYIGANWDFATYKFANEVFNDDKNSILWKDYSQGAGITLSYLSLIGPVKFNISKAQESHDFLFQFSFGYKFD